The genomic stretch GGCGATGAATCGCCCGACTAAGACGAGCCCGCGCGACGCCACGCTTGATTGCGGCCATATAGAGATTGCCGTCCCGCGACGGTCTCGAGACCTGACATTCGAGGTTGTTTTGACTGATACCCACGACACTGATTCGTCCGAATCCGAGCGCTCCCAGGCTACGCGCGCAGAGGATGCTCCTGAGCAGGCCCCCCAAGGCGCGCGCGGCGAAGACCGCCCGCGCCGTGGTCTGCGTCGAGGCCCGCGCAGTCTGATCGCGCGTCGTCGCGCGGCGGCGAAATCGAAGAATGCCGATCCGGCGGTTGAAAGCGTAAAAGCTGCGCCGACCGCGGCAGCCGAAGAGGGTGCGCCGGCTGCGGCCCCCCGGCCCCGCGCCGCGCGCAGCAAGGACGCTGCCGCGAAGGCTCTGCGCAAGAAAGCCACCAAGCGCGCAGGCGCGGCGGCGCAGCCCAGACAGGGAAAATACAGCGCAGCGTCGGCTGCCCAGACCGCTGAAGCTCCCGCCGTCAGCGGAAGCGCTGGGCAAGATGACATTTTCTTTTACGTGACTTCGCCGACCTTCGATTCTGATAATTCCAGCGGCGGCAATGGGGTGCGTGCCCCGATGCTGCGCCGCTACCGCCAAGTGCCCAAGCGTGTGCTCGCGCCGGAAGACGACGCGCCGAAGCTGCATAAAGTGCTCGCCGAGGCCGGCATGGGCTCACGCCGCGAAATGGAAGAACTGATCGTCTCCGGTCGCGTTTCGGTGAACGGCGAGCCAGCCCACATCGGCCAGCGCATCCTACCGACTGATCAGGTCCGGATTAACGGTAAGTCGGTGAAGCGCAAGCTGCCGAACAAGCCGCCGCGCGTACTGCTCTATCACAAGCCGACCGGCGAAATCGTCAGCCATGCCGATCCGGAGGGCCGCGCCTCGGTATTCGACCGCCTACCGCCGGTAAAGACGGCGAAATGGCTCGCGGTCGGTCGGCTCGACTTCAATACCGAAGGTCTGCTTATGCTAACCACTTCGGGCGACCTAGCGCACCGCTTCATGCACCCACGCTACAGCGTGGAGCGCGAATACGCGGTGCGCGTGGTCGGTGAGCTGAATGAGGCCTCGTGCCAGAAACTGCTGCACGGCGTTGAACTCGACGACGGCCCGGCAAACTTCCTGCGGATCCGCGATGGCGGCGGCGAAGGCACCAATCACTGGTACCACGTGGCGCTGGAGGAAGGCCGCAATCGCGAGGTGCGACGTATGTTCGAGGCGGTCGGCCTGATGGTGAGCCGGTTGATCCGCACGCGTCACGGCTCGATCCCGCTACCGCGCCGCTTGAAGCGCGGTCGATGGGAGGAGCTTGACGAGGCAGAGGTCCGCAAGCTGATGGCGAGCGTTGGCTTGAAGGTCGCCGCCGATGAGAAGGGCAAGCGCAGCGGGGCTGTCCAGGCTGAACGTCGCCAACCCGATCCGATGCAGACCTCGATGGGCTTTCTCAATTGCGAGCCGGTGCTGACCACTCATAGCCAGCTTGATCAGCCACGCCGTGGTGGTGGCCGGCGCGGTGCCCAGGGCGGCGGTTTGGGCACTGGCTTCGGTGGCTCGGCGGGCGGCGGCTTTCGCGGCAATGCTAACGGCAATCGTCGCAGCGGCGAAGATGTCGATGGAAATTGCCTGTCGCATGGCGAGAACAATGGCAATAAGCGCGGCGGTGGTGGCAACGTGCGTGGCGGCCACCGACCGCAGCAGCAGCGCAACCGCGCTCGTGGTCGCTAAACCTCGGTTGTTGTACCGATCAGTCAGAAAACGATGGCGAAACCGACTTTCGGGCCGGTTTCGCCAGGCCTTCCGCATGAAGATCCTGAAATCCTAGCAAGGCTGAGAATGGACTCCCGCACATCGACCACCCACGCGGCGAGATTGCGGATGCTTTCAGGCTGACGCATTTCGGTCTTCGCTGCTATTCCCGCTGCTATTCCATGCGAGCCAGGTTCAGCGTGGTCTGGCTTACGCAGGTGAGGTTTCTGGGCTGCAGCCTTGTCCGCGCCCGTCTGCTGCGCATCTGCACCCCAAGATACGTCGAGCACCCAGTGCAGTCGGGTTCTGGATCCCCCAGGGGGTTGTTATATAAATCGAGCATGAGGACGCAATAGCATCGACGGGCATAATTGCAGGCGATACAAACGGATTGCGGACGAGCGAGGTCCACCATACGGTTAATGACGCCGACGCGAACGGCGACCTCGGTCGCCTGCGAGTCGATGTGACGCGCCCAGAGACAGTTGCCGGTGAGGGTCTTGAACCGATACATCGCATTCTCGGCAAGCGATCGCCGGTGGTAGCCACTGTCTTGCTTCCATTCTCGACGACCCTCACGGGCAATTGCATCAACCGCGCCATTCCGCCACGCCGCACCGGGCATATCCGCTGGCCAATGAGCGGCACCCTCGCATGGCGGAATCGCAGGAATAGCACTGCGTGCAGCAATGGCCGCATGGCATGGCTTGGTGTCGTAGGCACCGTCACCGCCGATGACATCGATTTGTTCTTCGCCTGGAATCTGGTCGAGCAACTTGGCCAGAGCGTCACCGTCAGCCACATTCTGATGCGTCATTAGCGCGGCATGCACTTGACCCGTATTCGCGTTGAGCACGAGATGCACGAGATGGACTTTACGCCACGTGTCCCGCTTCGAGTAGCCGTGCTGGCGCACCTTCCACGCACTTTCGCCATAGACCTGCAGACCGGTGCTGTTGACAACTAGATGGATCGGTTCGTTGTCGAGAAAGATCGGCAGTTCGACATCAAGCGTTTTGCCCGGCGAAAGAGCGTGGTGTAATTCGGTACCGGCAAGCCCTGGAAAGCCAGATCGCGCAGACTTTGGGTGAAACCTTGAAGGGCGCGCAACGTCAGTCGATAGACGGTCTTCACGCCAAGTAATGCCTGAATCAGCGTATCGCCTATAGACGCGGGCGACCACGCGTGGGTATGGCGTCGGGTATTCTTGGCAAGACGGCCTCATCTATCCATATCCTCATGTGTCCCCGGTTGATCAGGCCTGTATTATAGGCTGCCCAATTCCTAACACGGTAGCGTCCCTTCAGCTCACCTGTCTTGTCTATGTCCTTGCGCATTTTCTTGGCAAAAATTATTGATCAGCAATTTGTTATCTGGAAATTGCTGATCAGCCACTGAACCGGGCGGGCGCACCTGGCATCGTTCGATTGGCACCGGGTACTATTTCGCCCCTTCTTTACTTCAGCCATTTCAAGGAATCACCATGCGTGTGGCGGAAGTCGTTCGCAAGACCAGCGAAACGCAGATCCGTGTGAAGGTCAATCTCGACGGCACGGGCCAGCAGAAGCTGGCCACCGGTGTGCCATTCCTCGACCATATGCTCGCCCAGATCGCGCGCCATGGTCTCATCGATTTCGACATCGAAGCGCATGGAGATACCTGTATCGACGACCACCACACGGTGGAGGATGTCGGCATCACGCTCGGCCAGGCGGTCGCCAAGGCGAACGGCGAGCGCAAAGGAATTCGTCGCTACGGCCATTCCTACGCGCCGCTCGACGAGGCGCTTTCACGCGTGGTGATCGACTTCTCGGGCCGTCCGGGCCTGGAATTCCACGTGCCGTTCACGCGAGCGCAGATCGGCACTTTTGATGTGGACCTATCGATCGAGTTCTTCCGCGGCTTTGTGAACCATGCCGGTGTCACGCTGCACATCGACAATCTGCGCGGCATGAACGCACATCATCAACTCGAGACTGTGTTCAAGGCCTTCGGCCACGCGCTACGCATGGCGGTCGAGCTCGACGAGCGGGCCGCCGGCCAGATCCCGTCGACCAAGGGCAGCCTCTGATCGGCGTTGTTGCATAAATCGAGCGAAAGCCGTTGACGTTTACGCGAAACGATCGCGGGGCTAGTCCCCCTAGCAAGTTAGATTCCAGAGTAACTGCCTAATTCTTGCCAAGAAAATGCGCAAGGAATATACAGAAGACAGCTGAGCCGAAGGCACGCTACCGTGTCAGGAATTGGGCGGCCTATAATGAAGGCCTGATCAACCGGGGGAACGTAACAATATGGATAGATGAAGCCGTCCTTGCCAGAATACCCGAGGCCATACCCACACGTGGTCGCCCGTGTCTATACGGCGATACGCTGATTCAGGCATTACTTGGCGTGAAGACCGTCTATCGACTGACGTTGCGCGCCCTTCAAGGTTTCACCCAAAGTTTGCGCGATCTGACCTTCCCGAGCTTGCCGGTGCCGAATGACACCACGTTCTGTCGCCGGGCGAAACGCTTGATGTCGAACTGCCGATCCTGCGTGACAATGAACCGATCCATCTGGTTGTCGACAGCACCGGTCTGAAGGTCTATGGAGAAGGTGAATGGAAGG from Burkholderia sp. encodes the following:
- a CDS encoding pseudouridine synthase; the protein is MTDTHDTDSSESERSQATRAEDAPEQAPQGARGEDRPRRGLRRGPRSLIARRRAAAKSKNADPAVESVKAAPTAAAEEGAPAAAPRPRAARSKDAAAKALRKKATKRAGAAAQPRQGKYSAASAAQTAEAPAVSGSAGQDDIFFYVTSPTFDSDNSSGGNGVRAPMLRRYRQVPKRVLAPEDDAPKLHKVLAEAGMGSRREMEELIVSGRVSVNGEPAHIGQRILPTDQVRINGKSVKRKLPNKPPRVLLYHKPTGEIVSHADPEGRASVFDRLPPVKTAKWLAVGRLDFNTEGLLMLTTSGDLAHRFMHPRYSVEREYAVRVVGELNEASCQKLLHGVELDDGPANFLRIRDGGGEGTNHWYHVALEEGRNREVRRMFEAVGLMVSRLIRTRHGSIPLPRRLKRGRWEELDEAEVRKLMASVGLKVAADEKGKRSGAVQAERRQPDPMQTSMGFLNCEPVLTTHSQLDQPRRGGGRRGAQGGGLGTGFGGSAGGGFRGNANGNRRSGEDVDGNCLSHGENNGNKRGGGGNVRGGHRPQQQRNRARGR
- the hisB gene encoding imidazoleglycerol-phosphate dehydratase HisB yields the protein MRVAEVVRKTSETQIRVKVNLDGTGQQKLATGVPFLDHMLAQIARHGLIDFDIEAHGDTCIDDHHTVEDVGITLGQAVAKANGERKGIRRYGHSYAPLDEALSRVVIDFSGRPGLEFHVPFTRAQIGTFDVDLSIEFFRGFVNHAGVTLHIDNLRGMNAHHQLETVFKAFGHALRMAVELDERAAGQIPSTKGSL